One window of the Nicotiana tabacum cultivar K326 chromosome 4, ASM71507v2, whole genome shotgun sequence genome contains the following:
- the LOC107807812 gene encoding uncharacterized protein LOC107807812 has protein sequence MMNFLAISLVLTTLVTAGFFNPNPENNKKKEDVILKEGPRVVVVEFDKEDGTKILISPQQEAEIPKGKSGYVSDLKDKLHEKAEEASSVLPNIGQGISSPYVNQENGEIVTKPSAKDVVCDAFGKCKEKFASALGKTKDKVSEKAHETADKVDEVKEGAKGAAEKVKESIKDAYSEASDKVKEKAKDVIDTTKRKKGEVESEISEKAKELKEKSEQVKDSVKEGAKKVKEEGKKELKDILGRGREFFYDVFAYIFSLENLRTVMLLVHFLGFAVAYGMCIWVTFVSSYVLARALPRQQFALVQSKIYLVYFKAMAYCVGAAFLGHLLSQKRRLYASSAEAVQGFNLLASIAMLLVNLLYLEPRATKVMFERLKLEKEEGRGRDIFNVEPSSRGVDSVLDPTCTKITSQTTTTTSKPAEKSPEVEAVVKPQVVRLSQKLKKLNSYSSFLNVLTLMALSHHLVHLTQLVDA, from the exons ATGATGAATTTTTTGGCTATTTCTCTGGTATTAACCACACTTGTTACTGCAGGATTTTTCAATCCGAATCCagagaataataagaaaaaagaagatgttATTTTAAAAGAAGGCCCTAGAGTTGTAGTAGTTGAATTTGATAAAGAAGATGGTACCAAAATCTTAATCTCCCCACAACAAGAAGCTGAAATTCCAAAAGGAAAATCAGGGTATGTTTCTGATCTCAAAGACAAGTTACATGAAAAAGCCGAGGAAGCATCTTCTGTTCTTCCAAATATTGGTCAAGGAATTTCAAGTCCCTATGTAAATCAAGAAAATGGTGAAATTGTTACTAAGCCTAGTGCTAAAGATGTAGTTTGTGATGCATTTGGCAAGTGCAAAGAAAAATTTGCTAGTGCTTTGGGTAAAACCAAAGATAAGGTTTCAGAAAAAGCACATGAAACGGCTGATAAAGTTGATGAAGTTAAAGAAGGGGCAAAAGGGGCTGCTGAGAAAGTGAAAGAAAGTATTAAAGATGCATATAGTGAAGCCTCAGATAAGGTGAAGGAAAAAGCAAAGGATGTGATTGACACAACAAAGAGAAAAAAGGGTGAAGTGGAGAGTGAAATCTCTGAGAAGGcgaaagaattaaaggagaaaTCTGAACAAGTGAAAGATTCAGTAAAAGAAGGTGCAAAGAAGGTTAAAGAAGAAGGgaaaaaggagttgaaggatATACTCGGGCGAGGACGTGAATTCTTTTATGATGTATTTGCTTATATTTTCTCGCTAGAGAATTTGCGCACTGTGATGCTTTTGGTGCATTTTCTAGGCTTTGCTGTGGCTTATGGGATGTGTATTTGGGTGACGTTTGTTTCGAGTTATGTGTTGGCTAGAGCTTTGCCGAGGCAGCAATTTGCTTTGGTTCAGAGTAAGATTTACCTTGTCTACTTCAAGGCCATGGCTTATTGCGTTGGCGCTGCATTCCTCGGCCATTTGTTGAGCCAAAAACGTCGACTTTACGCGAGTTCCGCTGAAGCGGTTCAAGGTTTTAATCTTCTGGCGTCAATCGCTATGCTTTTGGTCAATTTGCTCTACTTAGAGCCTCGAGCCACAAAG GTTATGTTTGAGAGATTGAAGTTGGAGAAGGAAGAAGGTAGAGGTAGAGATATATTTAACGTTGAACCAAGCAGTAGAGGAGTGGATTCGGTGTTGGATCCTACATGCACAAAGATAACTAGTCAGACGACAACAACAACTAGTAAACCTGCAGAAAAATCTCCAGAAGTAGAAGCAGTGGTGAAGCCTCAAGTGGTCAGATTGAGTCAGAAACTAAAGAAGTTGAATTCATATTCATCTTTTCTTAATGTGCTGACACTTATGGCTCTTAGTCATCATCTTGTTCACCTTACTCAGTTAGTCGATGCCTGA